The window GTGCATGGACGAGTGAATATATGAGTAGTACTTACATCATACTCCTGGCATTTGTAACCATGCATAATCTCCGCGGCGGAACATATCCCAGCTACTGCTTCAGTGCTAGCTGGTTTGGTTGGTGGCGAAGCCGAAGCTTGATAAGAAAGAGCTATAACTAGTATGGCTAAAAGAGcagttgagcttgaaatcaataTTCGGAGACTCATTTTGTTCTGGGACAAGTGTTTCTATCCGAATCTAGGACTATATGTAGAATGAGCGTGTGTACGACTGTCTGTGTGAACAATTGACAAATTGGTGTTAGGCCCGATATATGACATTTTTCATCAACAATGTACTCAAATATCACTCTTTAAATCAAAACGCTGCATCGCCTTTAATGTAAAATGAAATATTGTCTTATATTTTCGccatgtttggaagttagaggtatGAGGCAAAATTAAAAGTTTGGGgtggtttagaggtttgaccactacAATCCGCTAATataagtgtttggtagttagcggattgaaatagagattTGGacccaaaaaattaattttgaaaaatctacTTTGAGGAGCgttttgggttagaggttttggtttgtgtcagaaaaagctaatcaatcagctatttaccaaacagttttacgataaacagctaattcaatccactagtcaaaacatctatttcaatccgctaacagctaaccgctaatccCCAAACGAACGCTTTTGTGTTATGTTTGGTAATTATTTTTAGACCTAATTTATAAGAGAAAAGGCCGTTTTCTTCCGAGAATCAAAGTACTAAATTATTtgttatctattatatatataatactacaaCATGGGTTTTGGTGAGccaatttaatcataaatatcCTCATTAATATCTACactaataattattttctttcatctatcgttattaattattaataactacATATTTAATATCTGTTATTAATTACATCTAACTATTATACCCTCATTAATATCTTgcataatactaataattaatCTGTTTTATCCACTAATAATTATCATCATTAATTTATTTCATCAATCATTATACATTATTACTAATAACTAATAACTACTTCCTCTGACAAAAAAATTGAGCTGCTTTGACTTTcacagagattaaaaaaaaggtagtaaaaaagagtaagtttagttgaaaaagtgggtgaagtggtgggacctatcaaattttaataataaatttgaaatggagtaggaaagtagtgggtataatagtttttatttaataaaaagaaagtataaaatagagaagtagtgggtgtaatagtgaaaagtagggttccaaaataataattatactaaGTTCATTTTTTTTGGGACGTTCCAAAAGGAACAAGggtcaattaaaatgggacggggagagtatatatttaatatttgttattaataatATCTAAATATTACACCCTCGTTAATATCTAgcaaatactaataattaattcaTTTATCATTAGATCGTTTCATCAATTATTGTACATTGATAATTACTAATAactgcatgaataatatttactATTAATAAGATCTaattcattattataaaataatacttttgaatgaatatgtttttaaaatatttgtaaaatactcATATCAATATAATCTATCATATAATGACTAACTATCAGTGTTGTAAAGAGCGCATTAAGGCCGTCTAAGCGGAATCGGCCCTAAAACGCTTCGATTTTGTATTAAGCGGGGGGTTAGACGTATTTGAAATTTAAGCGGACTATTAAGCGGATTAGACAGTCGTTGAGAGGATTAAGCGGTAATTAAGCGGTgatgttgacttgctaatttctttaatttgtaaataatatttttttaataacataactttaattatattaaaaaaattgaaaatttatattttattaaaaatgtaaattcttttcacaatataatattatttttaaatatactaatattataactaaatttaattaCATTTTATTAATCCGCTTATGGAGCCacttaaatttctgttttacaGCTTAAGCGGTAGAAGGTCCTTCCACCGCTTAGAACCGCTTTGCGCTTTTCGCAACATTGTTAATTATTTCATGATTTTATTTACCATAGATTTATTTCATCAatcattatacattattaattatgaataaccacatatttaatatataaatcttctttGTGAGGTccctacaaaaaaaaaaaaatcttctttGTGAGGAATTCAACAAACTAATGCACTCGAACCAAAGACTGAACCAATATATGGTAGTTAAAGGCAACTCGAGTTATATGTTATGATCAGTAAAGAATTGATCTAATGTAGTTATggtatttattaataaattaagcAAGTTATCTTGTCAAAATACTATGCACACATAATACTACAATAATGCGTAATTGTTCCATGAATGTCTATATGCATGAATGCTAAGGGTTCTATGCATGAATGTCAAGGGTTCTGATTATGCTGATTTGATTTAGTATGGCTGGAGTTTAGTTGTCGATAAGGTTATTTCGCAATATAGTATATAACATCATTAGTTTTCCGCTAATTTTTCTTCGAAGGCATCATGTCAAACAACTGATTTGTGATGATCTTTTTTCTAAACCACtttgatagattttttttttttactgtttTTCATTGTATTTTCTAAAACATATGAAAAATCCGAAACAATCCAAATATAGACATGTTTAGAgcatgcccgtgcctcgcacgggctataaagctagtttataaatgatatttgaaatacttttttatatattttaaacattACTTGTAAAAAATGATAACACTGAGGAGTTAGGAAATGGGCCCTCTGGAGCCTAAAAAACCAAAGCTACTTTCATATTGCTCTGATATGGGCGTCACTTGGCTTTTGTgatctttttgtttttgtaatttGACGACCcactaaataataaaaagtgTGGTATCACTTGTGCAACTGAAAACACCTTTCAGGTTATATTTTTCCTACAGAAACAAGCAAAGTCGAGGACTCACCTCAGTCCATgtcaataatatatttgttagacACTTTCTTATCATTTGTATATTACGTTAAAGTTGCACAAAAAGACATTTCATTTTATCTGCTTCAGGATTATTACTTATCTTCTCTTTAACAGTATCGAATATATATGAGATATCTCTCTTTGTTCCTTTTTtatattgttgaatttctgataTCGTCCATTGCATATAATTACTTAACTTTAGCtcaacaaacaaataaatacttaaattttatttacttaaaaCTAGCTCGGAAACTCAAAACAGACAGCTCCACGTGGCTGCAGAGACGCGTTTTCGTTTTTTGTCAAAAGGTTTTATTGACCAATTAAGACTAAGCTCTCGGATTCTTGTCCTCAATTTTAAGTCTAACTATAGTAATCATatgattttgtaaataatttaagtGCAGGGAAATTAGATTCGAAActtaggaaaaatagaaaaaagggAAGATAATAATCGATTGATATTTGATTCCATTAACAAGTTAGCGGACTGTCATGGTTCAAACACACGACGATCTTGCACTCTTTCTCTCTATGtcaagcaattttttttttttgccgggtatctaatcaaaattaatttttatatgtacaaGTATTCGGTCAATATTttctaatgtattttaaaatttgatggtgGCATCATTCCCACCTTAAAATGAAAGCattactaatattttttatctaCTAAAGTAGGAGCATCTCcaacttttcaaaattttagctaaaaatttgcatgacatgtcaaaataaaatttatatgatgcacacataaaattttaaacatcatCACTCCAATGATTAAAACCCTTTTATTTATAGGGTGTTAGTCAACATGTCCCTTCGTGAAGATTTAACATtatctattatcatattaaaatgatatattatatttataacaaatttaaaataataataacatatctaactaaaatatagtcaatcaaCATGTTCAGTGTAATCGAAGTAAAATATCttacatattcaataaattttacataatgtcttacaaagCCAGTTTAATCAACCATCTTTACCTAGTTACGTTGGAGTTAGATActcttattttaataaatacgaATGTAATTAATACTATAAGAATATACCATTTAATagatgatactccctccgtcccacccaattctttacattgggtttgggcacggaggttaagaaatatgtataaagtagtggaaaagagaaggaaaagtgggtgaagtggtgggacccattgatttttaatatataaaagggagttggtggagtaaaagtagtgtgaaagggaagaaaaagtgagaaagtggtgggacccattaactattttaggaaagttttgtgatgtaaagaaatgggtgggacagccaaataaggaaactgtaaagaatctggtgggacggagggagtatgtgttaATAGATGAGGGTACAACCCCCTCAACTTGAATGACTCGTCTTCTTTGTAAAGTGCCTGCATATCCTTTATATGGGATTAAGCTCAATGTAGTTCTATTCATCTATCTTTATAATTTGTCctctaaatcatattttcttatgaTTTTGTATCTTTAAAGAACAGTAactctcatccaaacactaatTCATAGTGTTTGGGAGATTCTAGAATTCTCGTGAAGTTAGAATTGTGAACCTCAAAGTCTTTGATGTACCGGGTCTCTAGTCTTCAAGTTTCTCATTAATTCTTCATTATTATCTTCAAACAAATAGTAGATATGCGGTAGAATACCTCTGGAACGTGTTTCTAAATATTAAGAAGTTCATTCTTTCTTCTAACTACCGGCAGCTTCTCTTCTGTGTCCTGCATAAAGCTGTTTGTTGTGAACTTTACATCTTCTAAGCCGTGGAGGCTCCATAAATAACCTCCTTTATTTATCCTAGGAGCTATTGAAGTGACATCCTCATGATCGAACTTAAATAAGTTCTTGGACCACTACAAACAGTGGCGGAGGGAGCCATGTGGCTGGGGTCAGCTGCCCCtgcttaaaaattaaaacaaactgtgtatacatatataaattgcaaACCCATTGGTCATTGGTCCTAAGATGTCTTTTGTATTCCTTAGTTTCTCTGTGGTATGCTTGCCTGTGTTGATCGATATGAACTTTATTGTACTGGCTCCCTATTAATGATTTTATtcgattaattaaaaaaaaaaatcattggtCATTAGTCTATTAAAACTTAATGAAAAATAAACAATATACTGAAATGTAAAAAAGTTGACAATGAAAGTTAGgccattataatattatgttccCTTCGTCCCACCAGATAATTTACGTTTattgtttgcacgtattttgaaactcctataaagtatagtttgataatgttttttaatttatttttttttaaaataaaagtttaaaaatcaaacttttattcaggaaaaaaatttaaaaaaaatattatagaactatactttatataggagtctcaaaatgtgtgccaaaaaataacataaagaaCCTTCCGGCtggcgggacggagggagtatttatatGACGTCCCTCCTTACATGAATTTCTAGTTCCGCCACTGACTACAAACCTCCTTATAACTTCACAGAAGTCACATAACTCTAAGTTATCTTCATAGACATCCATTAATAAACATCCATAACCATTTTAGAACCTTCCTAACTCTAAGTTATCTTCATAGACATCCATTAATAAACATCCATAACCATTTTAGAACCTTCCTACGTAGTCTCAAAATCTTATTTCCTAGACAAGTTCCTTGTCAGTGAGAACCTCCTTTTTGAATCTATTTCTTTAAACAAGTTCCTTGTCAGTGAAGAACCTCTTTCTTAAACTTATTTCTTTAATACAGAATAACTTCATTATCAGCTCAAAACCCTTCACTACTTAATTAATCGAGCCAATGCCACCTCTGTTGTcccaggtcctgggttcgaccctggctcaccccgagagtttcgtagaacagatactcatttgtaaggctataagccatatttgtcaaaaaaaaaaaaaaaaaatcgagcCAATGCCACATTATGGGCATTCAATAATTGCTATAGACAACAATATGAAATCTTGTTACATAATTCCTAAAAATTCGTGAAATATAGGGTCTGTTTGCTGCTTCCGGCTTCTtttttttgacccgtttgtgtaaagaagcagaagcacttttagaaagctgagaatgctagcttctctctcacagcttctacttcttttccaaacactttattaacttatttacttctcacttctactccacttctttactttaagcaaaaaatcacttttttgaagcttggccaaacggccccatagccAATATCAGGCAACTTATTCATAAGGGAACTTATTTATAGACGATGATGATTGGTGGTccaagtaaaaaaaatttacatattatctgcaatttttatttatgatattattttttggaTTTAGTCAAAGGTTTTAAAGAGTTGGAAGTGCTCCCAGGCTATATATTAATACTTTTGCAGAAAACGTTTAAATTAAGAAGGCAAAAAAAAGTTTATGGTTTTTAATGTTAACTTAAACCTCATAGATACCTCTTTAGCATCCAAGAATTTTGTAATCTCATAGGCCATAGCCAAAAAAAACTTGGCTTCACCAAAATACATGAGCAGTGATGCCAATTCTAATGCATGTTATTTAACCATTGGAGTGGACAGGGCTCTCATCTTCTTGTTTTCACTCAAGGTATTGCTTGCAGTCAGATTTGGAAGGCAACACTGAAACGACTTCAAAGATTTCGCCCGATGGGCCTTGACATTTGGATTAGGGATTTGCTCATTGCTCTGCAAACTGGTGGTGGAATTTTTGTCACTTAAACTAACAGGTGCATTTtgctcatcatcatcattttgtttAACTCTTATACTCTGCTTAAAAAGGTCAGATAATCTCATTTTCTTATCTGTTGGAGATGGTTGTCCTGGTATAACAACAGGTACATCAAGCACTGGCTCCTCAACAACTGCTCTGTGGACTCGTTGAGATCCAGTAGCAAAGCTATGATGTAATGGAGTGTTACCCCGGGAAGGGGTGAATTCTGCATTTAATTTGACAGACTGTTATAAAACAATGTTTTCAAAGCTGGTCATCATATGAATCAGAAAAGTTAAAGTTCAATCAGTTCAGACACAAAACTTACCCCCATTAACGCTCATGAAGTCGTCATCACAGTCTGAATCTAACCAGGCTTGTGAATCAAAGAATGTTTCTTCTTTACTACCTGCATGACCATATATCAGATTTGGTACAAGAATGATAAACTGTACAATAAAAAGTACACAAGTACAAGATAATGGGTCTGACTGCATAGTTAAGGCTACTAGCTCTC of the Daucus carota subsp. sativus chromosome 4, DH1 v3.0, whole genome shotgun sequence genome contains:
- the LOC108217578 gene encoding uncharacterized protein At3g27210, translating into MGSCVSSHKHSVQSDNNVKFHNSFRAKSDNKLVVFSPIKDNSKPNGELGPKAQPDSAHNFADFGSKEETFFDSQAWLDSDCDDDFMSVNGEFTPSRGNTPLHHSFATGSQRVHRAVVEEPVLDVPVVIPGQPSPTDKKMRLSDLFKQSIRVKQNDDDEQNAPVSLSDKNSTTSLQSNEQIPNPNVKAHRAKSLKSFQCCLPNLTASNTLSENKKMRALSTPMVK